In the Micromonospora narathiwatensis genome, one interval contains:
- a CDS encoding ABC transporter permease, whose amino-acid sequence MGQSSSVRTAGRGGAAPGYRPSATLPFRAEFGRQAARRRTQLALGFMVLLPLIILIAFQFNSGNADRNRNNEFGSLVDLAVSGGLNFTLFSIFVSSSFLLVVVVALFCGDTVASEASWGSLRYLLAIPVPRARLLTVKLLVALAYSGLALLLLAGTALLAGTLRYGWSPLRSQVSAELPPAEGLLRLLAVLGYLAIILLVVAGLAFLLSVTTDAALGAVGGAVLLWILSSILDQITALGGLRAFLPTHYSSAWLGLLSTPVQTDDLVRGAISAIVYATGFWALAFWRFTRKDVTS is encoded by the coding sequence ATGGGACAGTCGTCATCCGTGCGTACGGCGGGCCGGGGCGGAGCGGCGCCGGGCTACCGGCCGTCGGCGACCCTGCCGTTCCGGGCCGAGTTCGGCCGGCAGGCGGCGCGGCGGCGTACCCAGCTCGCGCTCGGGTTCATGGTGCTGCTGCCGCTGATCATCCTGATCGCGTTCCAGTTCAACTCCGGCAACGCGGACCGGAACCGGAACAACGAGTTCGGCAGCCTGGTCGACCTGGCCGTCTCCGGCGGGTTGAACTTCACCCTCTTCTCGATCTTCGTGTCGTCATCGTTCCTGCTGGTCGTGGTGGTGGCGCTGTTCTGCGGGGACACGGTGGCCAGCGAGGCGAGCTGGGGCAGCCTGCGTTACCTGCTGGCGATCCCGGTTCCCCGGGCCCGGCTGCTGACGGTGAAGCTGCTGGTCGCGCTCGCGTACTCGGGGCTGGCCCTGCTGCTGCTCGCCGGCACCGCGCTGCTCGCCGGCACCCTCCGGTACGGCTGGTCCCCGCTGCGCAGCCAGGTCTCCGCCGAGCTGCCTCCGGCCGAGGGGCTGCTCCGCCTGCTCGCGGTGCTCGGCTACCTGGCGATCATCCTGCTGGTGGTGGCCGGCCTGGCGTTCCTGCTCTCGGTGACCACGGACGCCGCGCTCGGCGCGGTCGGCGGGGCGGTGCTGCTCTGGATCCTCTCCAGCATCCTGGACCAGATCACCGCGCTGGGCGGGCTGCGCGCGTTCCTGCCCACCCACTACAGCAGCGCCTGGCTGGGCCTGCTCTCCACCCCGGTGCAGACCGACGACCTGGTACGCGGAGCCATCTCGGCGATCGTCTACGCCACCGGATTCTGGGCGCTGGCGTTCTGGCGCTTCACCCGCAAGGACGTCACGAGCTGA
- a CDS encoding DoxX family protein, giving the protein MEVLMVPARLNGPALSLFRMVIGLLFVCHGAASVFGVLGGNQMSGKAIPVGQWPGWWAALIQLVCGGLVLVGLVTRPAALLASGSMAYAYFVVHQPHGLLPLRNGGEMAALFCWSFVLIAVLGPGNLALDAKLRRRPTPPPRLA; this is encoded by the coding sequence ATGGAGGTTCTGATGGTTCCGGCCCGGCTGAACGGTCCCGCACTCTCCCTGTTCCGCATGGTCATCGGTCTGCTCTTCGTCTGCCACGGCGCGGCGTCGGTCTTCGGCGTGCTGGGCGGCAACCAGATGAGCGGCAAGGCGATCCCGGTCGGGCAGTGGCCCGGCTGGTGGGCCGCGCTGATCCAACTCGTCTGCGGCGGCCTCGTGCTCGTCGGCCTGGTGACCCGGCCCGCGGCGTTACTCGCCTCCGGCTCCATGGCGTACGCGTACTTCGTGGTGCACCAACCGCACGGGCTGCTGCCGCTGCGCAACGGCGGTGAGATGGCCGCCCTCTTCTGCTGGTCGTTCGTGCTCATCGCGGTGCTCGGCCCGGGCAACCTGGCGCTGGACGCGAAGCTGCGCCGCCGCCCCACCCCGCCACCGCGCCTGGCCTGA